A genomic segment from Methanolobus zinderi encodes:
- the ppk1 gene encoding polyphosphate kinase 1, with protein sequence MSGEVNDYINREISWLSFNERVLQEAKDPSVPLLERLKFLGIFSSNLDEFFSVRVGTLQRMIDAGVKSNAMVSASPKNIMKEVHHKVLRLRDDFDGVFAELTREMEENDIIIVDETELNEDQSSFIEQYFQEKVRPRLIPVMLKDIPDFPYLKNQVIYLVIDVRKRWDPNASKFALIEVPADVLPRFIMLPESGDKKCVIMLDDIIRFGLKDIFSTFEYDFIEAYTIKLTRDAELDIDDDVTKSFFEKVSESLEERKRGQPVRFVYDRNMPYYLLDFILKRLGIQKFENLVPGGKYHNAKDFMNFPKIGPSSFYYEKKPSLPHKDLVSHKSIFAAIRSGDILLHYPYQSFDHFIDLLREAAIDPNVSSIKVTLYRVARNSNVINALINAIKNGKKVTVVIELQARFDEESNIYWTQKLEQAGARIIDGVPGLKVHSKLCHITRNEGNELVHYSCIGTGNFNESTARLYCDHMIMTKDPDLTFEVDKIFDFFAHNYKVYDYKHLIVSPLQMRNVFEQYIENEIENTKAGKPAYIHAKMNSLVDSRMINKLYDASNAGVRIKLIVRGICSLVPGVKDQSENIEVISIVDKYLEHSRIFIFCNDGDEKYYISSADWMVRNLDRRVEVATPIYDRSIQKELKEYMELQFLDNTKARIINEHQDNHYKRDGDGSFRAQEDIYDYLEKELATGDT encoded by the coding sequence ATGTCTGGCGAAGTAAATGATTATATAAACAGAGAGATCAGCTGGCTTTCATTTAATGAAAGAGTACTCCAGGAAGCAAAGGACCCTTCGGTCCCTTTACTTGAACGTTTGAAGTTTCTGGGGATATTTTCTTCGAATCTGGACGAGTTCTTCAGTGTAAGGGTCGGAACCCTGCAACGTATGATAGACGCAGGGGTGAAGTCAAATGCCATGGTAAGCGCATCTCCTAAAAATATAATGAAGGAAGTACACCATAAGGTACTGCGATTACGTGATGATTTTGACGGGGTGTTTGCTGAGCTGACCCGGGAAATGGAAGAGAATGATATTATAATTGTTGATGAAACTGAACTTAATGAAGACCAGAGCTCTTTTATTGAACAGTATTTCCAGGAAAAGGTAAGACCACGTCTGATTCCTGTTATGCTGAAAGATATCCCGGATTTCCCGTACCTTAAGAACCAGGTGATCTATCTTGTTATCGACGTCAGAAAAAGATGGGACCCAAATGCTTCAAAATTCGCTCTTATAGAGGTTCCTGCCGATGTGCTACCACGTTTTATCATGTTACCTGAGTCCGGTGATAAGAAATGTGTGATAATGCTTGACGATATAATCCGTTTTGGCCTAAAGGATATTTTCTCGACATTTGAATATGATTTTATTGAGGCATATACGATCAAACTGACAAGGGATGCTGAACTGGATATTGATGATGATGTCACGAAAAGTTTCTTCGAGAAGGTATCGGAAAGCCTTGAAGAAAGAAAGAGGGGTCAGCCAGTTCGTTTTGTTTATGACAGGAATATGCCTTATTATCTTCTGGATTTCATACTTAAGAGGCTGGGTATTCAGAAATTTGAGAATCTTGTTCCGGGTGGAAAATATCACAACGCAAAGGATTTCATGAATTTCCCTAAGATCGGCCCTTCTTCCTTCTATTACGAAAAGAAGCCTTCTCTGCCTCATAAAGACCTTGTGAGCCATAAGAGTATTTTTGCTGCCATAAGAAGCGGGGATATCCTGCTTCACTATCCCTACCAGTCCTTCGATCACTTTATCGATCTACTTAGGGAAGCGGCAATTGATCCGAATGTCTCAAGCATAAAGGTCACTCTCTACAGGGTTGCACGCAACTCCAACGTAATCAATGCACTTATAAATGCAATAAAGAACGGGAAGAAGGTCACAGTCGTTATTGAACTTCAGGCGCGTTTCGATGAAGAATCCAATATTTACTGGACCCAGAAACTTGAGCAGGCAGGTGCAAGGATAATAGATGGAGTTCCTGGATTGAAGGTGCATTCAAAACTCTGCCATATAACAAGAAACGAAGGTAATGAGCTCGTTCATTATTCCTGCATCGGAACCGGTAATTTCAATGAATCCACTGCCAGGCTATATTGTGATCATATGATTATGACAAAAGACCCGGACCTGACATTTGAAGTGGACAAGATCTTTGATTTCTTTGCCCACAACTACAAAGTCTATGATTATAAGCATTTGATCGTATCTCCCCTTCAGATGCGCAATGTATTCGAGCAATATATTGAGAATGAAATAGAGAATACGAAGGCAGGAAAGCCGGCTTATATCCATGCGAAGATGAACAGTCTTGTGGATAGCAGAATGATAAACAAACTCTATGATGCCAGTAATGCAGGTGTCAGAATCAAGCTCATCGTAAGAGGTATATGCTCTCTAGTGCCAGGTGTTAAGGATCAGAGTGAGAATATAGAGGTAATCAGTATAGTTGACAAGTACCTTGAGCATTCACGCATTTTCATTTTCTGTAATGATGGCGACGAAAAGTATTACATTTCCTCTGCCGACTGGATGGTAAGGAATCTGGACAGGCGTGTGGAGGTTGCCACCCCTATTTATGACAGATCGATACAAAAGGAACTGAAAGAATACATGGAGCTGCAATTTCTTGATAATACAAAGGCAAGGATAATCAATGAGCATCAGGACAATCATTACAAAAGAGATGGTGACGGTTCTTTCCGTGCCCAGGAAGACATCTATGATTACCTTGAAAAAGAATTAGCTACTGGAGACACTTAA
- a CDS encoding DUF362 domain-containing protein has translation MPLVIKKKCVSCKKCVKKCPVDAISMNKGKALIDNDICINCGKCIKICPVKAILKNKEIVELEVESNIKSLKKGLEKSKNKKSRKRMVKNRMRQLKMQDRIIRKTIKEMKHLKL, from the coding sequence GTGCCCCTGGTAATTAAAAAGAAATGTGTTTCATGCAAAAAGTGTGTTAAAAAATGCCCTGTTGATGCGATTTCCATGAATAAGGGAAAGGCATTGATCGATAATGATATTTGTATCAATTGTGGCAAATGTATCAAGATATGTCCGGTCAAAGCTATCCTCAAGAACAAGGAAATTGTGGAACTTGAAGTGGAATCTAATATCAAGTCACTGAAAAAGGGACTTGAAAAATCCAAAAACAAAAAGTCCAGAAAGCGTATGGTAAAGAACAGGATGCGCCAGCTAAAGATGCAGGACCGGATAATCAGAAAGACCATCAAGGAAATGAAACATTTGAAATTATAA
- the pap gene encoding polyphosphate:AMP phosphotransferase codes for MLDKVDLSKSIEKDEYEDLIDEFTIRLGELQRKAWKLGIPVIVVFEGWHASGMAEIINRFLMPLNPMGFELHTTGKPCAQELRKPLIWRFWTKIPARGEIAIFDRSWYRRALLEHFIHDIPEKEITNCLKGITYFEKQLADDGYLIFKFFLHISKEVQQKRFEYINGKGIPLFISEEEEQDYIKEYDRLMPLTEKMLERTDTSHAPWNITEANDLNFATVRIMATFIQALENRIAKVEEKHKESENERDHTYINKSLKPSILETVDLSRKLSGHEYKKMKEEYQERLWSLQYRLFMQKRPLVLVFEGWDASGKGGGIKRLVQVMNPRLYRVIPIGVPSDVELSHHYMWRFYNEIPEAGHMAIFDRSWYGRVLVERVENLCTDREWKRAYREINEFEEILSNYGTIVLKFWIHIDPEEQLQRFKKREKIPHKRWKITEDDWKNREKWDLYEEAANEMLQKTSTTYAPWTIVEGNNKKYARVKVLRTVVEKLEQELE; via the coding sequence ATGCTTGATAAGGTGGACCTGTCAAAAAGTATAGAAAAGGACGAATATGAAGACCTGATCGATGAGTTCACCATACGGCTTGGTGAACTACAGAGAAAGGCCTGGAAGCTGGGAATACCCGTAATTGTCGTTTTTGAAGGATGGCATGCATCCGGTATGGCAGAGATAATAAACCGATTTCTTATGCCTCTCAATCCCATGGGATTCGAACTCCATACCACAGGAAAACCATGCGCACAGGAATTGAGAAAACCCCTGATATGGAGATTCTGGACAAAGATCCCTGCAAGGGGTGAGATTGCCATCTTTGACAGAAGCTGGTACCGCAGAGCACTCCTTGAACATTTCATACATGACATACCCGAAAAAGAGATCACAAATTGTCTCAAAGGAATAACATATTTTGAAAAGCAACTTGCAGATGACGGTTACCTTATATTCAAGTTTTTCCTGCACATCAGCAAAGAAGTACAGCAAAAAAGATTTGAATATATAAATGGCAAAGGCATTCCACTTTTCATTTCCGAAGAAGAGGAACAGGACTATATCAAAGAATACGACAGGCTAATGCCTTTGACCGAAAAAATGCTTGAAAGGACAGACACATCCCATGCTCCGTGGAATATAACAGAGGCAAATGATCTCAATTTTGCAACTGTCAGGATCATGGCTACATTTATACAGGCTCTGGAGAACAGAATCGCAAAGGTGGAAGAAAAACACAAAGAGTCGGAAAATGAGAGAGACCATACATACATCAATAAATCCCTTAAGCCTTCTATACTGGAAACAGTCGATCTTAGCAGGAAACTTTCAGGCCATGAATATAAGAAAATGAAGGAGGAATATCAGGAAAGGCTCTGGAGCCTGCAATACAGGCTTTTCATGCAGAAGAGGCCTCTGGTACTGGTCTTTGAAGGCTGGGATGCATCCGGTAAAGGCGGAGGCATAAAACGGCTGGTACAGGTGATGAACCCGAGACTCTACAGGGTGATACCCATCGGAGTTCCTTCTGACGTAGAGCTTTCACATCACTATATGTGGAGATTCTATAATGAAATACCTGAAGCAGGCCATATGGCGATCTTTGACAGGAGCTGGTATGGACGGGTACTGGTGGAAAGGGTTGAGAATCTCTGCACCGACAGGGAATGGAAACGCGCCTACAGGGAAATAAACGAATTCGAAGAGATACTTTCCAATTACGGAACTATTGTATTGAAGTTCTGGATTCATATAGACCCGGAAGAGCAGCTCCAGAGGTTCAAAAAAAGAGAAAAAATACCTCATAAAAGATGGAAGATCACTGAAGATGACTGGAAGAACAGGGAAAAGTGGGACCTGTACGAAGAAGCAGCAAATGAGATGCTACAAAAGACCAGTACCACCTATGCACCCTGGACCATTGTTGAAGGTAATAATAAGAAATATGCAAGGGTAAAGGTACTCAGGACGGTTGTGGAAAAACTGGAACAGGAACTCGAATGA
- a CDS encoding exopolyphosphatase, which yields MKFAAIDVGSNAVRLLLSKVDTEGVEPVYEKISQFRMPIRLGDDAFVHGNISDEKIRKLVKTMIAFRYLMDAYEPMDYMACATSAMREAENSDKVVKKIKDKSGIDLNVISGRKEAKIIYSNRIEKIIADGDSSSYLHVDVGGGSTEIIVFNRKKVLAYRSFNIGAIRMLEGFVSKDEWKDMKKWVKSVTEEYKPVSAIGSGGNINKVFAMSNTKEGKPISFKKLNKVYKFLKGYSLEQRITKLGLRPDRADVIIPASKIYFSVMKWGKIDKMHVPRLGLADGIIHVLYHKHKEKYV from the coding sequence ATGAAATTTGCTGCAATAGATGTGGGTTCCAATGCTGTTCGCCTGCTTCTCTCAAAAGTTGATACCGAAGGTGTTGAACCCGTCTATGAAAAAATATCCCAGTTCCGCATGCCTATACGCCTGGGAGATGATGCTTTTGTTCATGGGAACATTTCCGATGAAAAGATAAGAAAGCTTGTTAAGACTATGATCGCTTTCAGATACCTGATGGATGCCTATGAACCCATGGATTATATGGCATGTGCCACATCTGCCATGAGGGAAGCGGAAAACAGTGATAAGGTAGTCAAAAAGATAAAAGATAAAAGTGGTATCGATCTCAATGTGATAAGCGGCAGGAAAGAAGCGAAGATAATCTATTCCAACCGTATCGAAAAGATCATCGCGGATGGTGATTCTTCTTCCTACCTGCATGTAGATGTGGGAGGTGGAAGCACTGAGATCATTGTATTCAACAGGAAAAAAGTACTTGCCTACAGATCTTTCAATATCGGGGCAATTCGGATGCTTGAAGGCTTCGTGTCAAAAGACGAATGGAAAGATATGAAAAAATGGGTAAAATCTGTAACAGAGGAATATAAGCCAGTTTCAGCAATAGGCAGTGGCGGAAATATAAATAAAGTATTCGCCATGTCAAATACAAAAGAGGGCAAGCCTATTTCTTTTAAGAAACTGAATAAAGTGTATAAGTTCCTGAAAGGATACTCACTTGAACAACGCATAACAAAGCTTGGTCTTCGTCCTGACAGAGCCGATGTCATTATCCCGGCTTCCAAGATCTACTTCTCGGTCATGAAATGGGGTAAGATCGATAAAATGCATGTCCCACGTCTTGGTCTGGCAGACGGTATTATACACGTACTATATCACAAACATAAGGAAAAGTATGTTTGA
- a CDS encoding right-handed parallel beta-helix repeat-containing protein, whose translation MSIGTAAAATITVDDDGGADYISIQTAVNNSTDGDTILVYPGTYNENVDVYKQLNITSTGGASVTNVVAASEGDHVFDITADGVSINGFSVSGAGYYKAGIYLQSCSNNILKNNNVENNYYGIYLHYSSKNTLTSNTAANNDDKGIWLHHSDNNVLTDNIAVNNNDIGIFLSSSDNNMLANNNVENNAMESIRLFSSSNNKLINNTAEDNNCGISLSSSDNNVLTDNTAASSNGYGVELYHSSNNTLTDNNVENNVRTGIYLSSSSNNKIYNNFFNNPDNAELDGINTGNIWNSTKAAGTNIAGGPNLGGNYWAKPDGTGFSQTHIASDGDGICDVSYVLDGDNTDYLPLTNITTSDNQSTGNVITVDDSGSANYTSIQAAINAASPGNTILVYPGTYTENVDVNKEVIIKSYSGNPDNTIVKAASSNDHVFYLNADNVTISGLTIKDADADGIRAGEFRGSSGTSNNNTLINNIITGNDFGISLSYSSGNVLDNNSISGNNISIYMGLYSGNNILNNNRVSDGIYLEMSRNNILSNNRVTADDYSYAGILLEFDSTNNTLRNNTILDNNHGIVLENAAYNKLDNNTILNSSVHGIMLDGAYKNKFNNNTIANSSSFGITIYQSVYNMLENNTVLSNGIGIYLNLDSNNNTLTNNIVSDNGDGISLNFHSDNNELTGNTISNNNRGIYVADSVNNMIFNNFFNNSINKEFGTDYDMESDNIWNTTQTARTNIMGGPYLGGNYWATPKGTGFSQTCTDSDGDGICDSAYVLDGNNTDYLPLTEITAPEKKISSSGGGDGFGEATIREPENAIDNATMSAQDDSKLLSVESIEYSEEGEVETIDEATEEGSGTIPGFSVLPAIGVLLIAYIIHRKKDH comes from the coding sequence ATGAGTATAGGAACTGCAGCAGCAGCAACAATAACAGTTGATGATGACGGTGGGGCAGACTATATTTCAATACAGACTGCCGTAAATAATTCAACTGATGGAGATACAATTCTTGTGTATCCGGGAACTTACAATGAGAATGTGGATGTCTACAAGCAGTTAAACATCACGTCAACAGGTGGTGCTTCGGTAACAAACGTGGTGGCTGCATCGGAAGGTGACCATGTATTCGACATCACTGCAGATGGAGTGTCAATAAATGGTTTCAGTGTAAGTGGCGCAGGATATTACAAAGCAGGTATCTATCTGCAATCTTGCAGCAACAACATACTTAAAAACAACAACGTGGAAAACAATTACTACGGCATCTATCTTCATTATTCCAGCAAAAATACGCTGACAAGCAACACAGCGGCAAATAATGATGACAAAGGTATCTGGTTACATCATTCCGACAACAATGTGTTGACAGACAACATAGCAGTAAACAATAATGATATCGGTATCTTTTTGAGTTCTTCCGACAACAATATGCTGGCAAACAATAACGTAGAAAACAATGCCATGGAAAGCATACGTCTTTTCTCCTCCAGCAACAACAAGCTGATAAATAATACAGCAGAAGACAATAACTGCGGCATTTCCCTGAGTTCTTCCGACAACAATGTGTTGACAGACAACACAGCAGCAAGCAGTAATGGCTATGGAGTCGAGCTGTATCATTCCAGCAACAACACACTGACAGACAACAACGTAGAAAACAATGTTCGCACGGGCATATATCTGTCTTCTTCCAGTAACAATAAGATATACAACAATTTCTTCAACAATCCGGACAATGCTGAGTTAGACGGGATCAACACCGGCAATATCTGGAACAGCACAAAGGCCGCAGGAACTAATATCGCAGGTGGCCCTAACCTGGGAGGTAACTACTGGGCAAAACCAGATGGTACAGGTTTCAGCCAGACACACATTGCTTCTGATGGGGATGGGATTTGCGATGTAAGTTATGTTCTGGACGGGGATAATACAGACTATCTACCATTGACGAATATCACAACTTCAGACAATCAGAGCACTGGAAATGTGATCACCGTAGATGATAGTGGTAGTGCAAACTATACCTCGATTCAGGCAGCGATAAATGCCGCCAGTCCGGGTAATACCATCCTTGTGTACCCAGGGACCTATACAGAGAACGTTGATGTGAATAAAGAGGTAATAATAAAATCTTATTCTGGTAACCCAGACAATACTATTGTTAAAGCTGCATCTTCAAATGATCATGTGTTCTATCTAAATGCAGATAATGTGACCATTAGTGGTTTAACTATAAAAGATGCTGATGCAGACGGTATTCGTGCTGGGGAGTTCCGAGGTTCTTCAGGTACAAGCAATAATAACACTCTGATCAATAATATTATAACAGGAAACGATTTTGGCATCAGTCTGAGTTATTCCAGTGGCAACGTTCTGGATAATAATAGTATATCAGGGAATAATATTAGCATATATATGGGTTTATACAGTGGCAATAATATTCTGAACAATAATAGAGTGTCTGACGGTATCTATCTGGAGATGTCCAGAAACAATATCCTGAGCAATAATAGGGTGACTGCCGACGACTACAGCTACGCTGGCATTCTACTGGAATTCGATAGCACCAACAATACTTTGCGTAATAATACGATTCTGGACAATAATCATGGTATCGTGCTGGAGAATGCTGCCTACAACAAGCTGGACAATAACACAATACTTAACAGTTCCGTGCATGGGATAATGTTAGATGGAGCTTACAAAAATAAATTTAATAATAATACGATAGCTAACAGTTCCAGCTTTGGTATTACGATATATCAGTCCGTTTACAATATGCTTGAAAACAACACTGTTTTAAGTAACGGAATCGGCATTTACCTCAATTTAGATAGCAACAATAATACCCTGACGAACAACATAGTGTCGGATAATGGGGATGGCATCAGTCTGAATTTCCATAGTGATAACAATGAATTGACTGGCAACACAATATCAAATAATAATCGTGGGATATATGTGGCAGATTCTGTTAACAATATGATTTTCAATAATTTCTTCAACAACTCTATCAATAAGGAATTCGGAACTGATTATGACATGGAATCTGATAATATCTGGAACACCACACAAACCGCACGCACAAATATCATGGGCGGTCCATACCTTGGAGGAAACTACTGGGCAACTCCCAAAGGTACAGGTTTCAGCCAGACCTGCACTGATTCTGACGGTGATGGCATTTGTGATTCGGCCTATGTTCTGGATGGAAACAATACAGACTATCTACCATTGACAGAGATCACAGCTCCTGAAAAGAAGATCAGTTCTTCGGGAGGAGGAGATGGCTTTGGTGAAGCAACAATAAGAGAACCGGAAAATGCAATTGATAATGCAACTATGTCGGCTCAGGATGATAGCAAGCTTTTGAGCGTGGAAAGCATAGAATATTCCGAGGAAGGAGAAGTTGAAACAATAGATGAAGCAACCGAGGAAGGCTCCGGAACAATTCCGGGATTCAGCGTTCTGCCGGCAATCGGTGTACTGCTGATAGCATACATAATTCACAGAAAGAAGGATCACTGA
- a CDS encoding rod shape-determining protein, whose product MEDSEQIQNGKQTENEVNEPVDGQETLYLGIDIGTYTIAVCTSEGTKIVENCAVAYEGEEFPKDPENVKVLFGKAALEQTDLPVKEPVREMIQGNSSDPGPLRYILEQSFKSAGIKLDSGESYAIIGVPAGADTAYKQAVLEMAEGLFTGAMVADESFCVAYGNGLLENSLIVDMGASKLDICHVNGNVPGDEDHMKISFAGDNIDQELINLIKEKHEDSKLTKQLARQWKEDHGYVGFSYVKCKVELPLEDSSRDVSITEELRFACESVIPDVVSGLTKMISDIQPDMRELVRNNIYVCGGCSKIKNIDNFIEGELKELGGGKVSLFEDPDFVVAEGARKLTERMPREFWAQMNV is encoded by the coding sequence TTGGAAGATTCTGAACAGATCCAGAACGGGAAACAAACAGAAAATGAAGTAAACGAGCCTGTAGATGGCCAGGAAACACTTTATCTCGGTATTGATATCGGTACCTATACCATAGCGGTATGCACAAGCGAGGGGACAAAGATCGTAGAGAACTGTGCTGTTGCCTATGAAGGAGAAGAGTTTCCGAAGGACCCGGAAAATGTGAAAGTGCTTTTCGGAAAAGCTGCCCTTGAACAAACAGACCTCCCTGTAAAAGAACCTGTAAGGGAAATGATCCAGGGAAACAGCAGTGATCCCGGACCTTTGAGATATATTCTGGAACAAAGTTTCAAAAGCGCGGGAATTAAGCTTGATTCCGGGGAAAGTTATGCAATAATAGGTGTTCCCGCAGGTGCTGATACTGCTTACAAGCAGGCCGTCCTTGAAATGGCAGAGGGGCTCTTCACCGGTGCAATGGTGGCCGATGAGAGTTTCTGCGTAGCCTATGGAAACGGCCTTCTGGAAAATTCCCTTATTGTGGACATGGGTGCGAGTAAACTGGATATCTGCCATGTTAACGGTAATGTCCCAGGGGATGAGGACCATATGAAAATATCCTTTGCAGGGGACAATATAGACCAGGAACTGATCAACCTCATAAAAGAAAAACATGAAGATTCAAAGCTTACGAAGCAACTTGCAAGGCAATGGAAGGAAGATCATGGCTATGTGGGATTTTCCTATGTTAAATGTAAGGTGGAACTTCCGCTGGAGGACTCTTCCAGGGATGTCTCCATAACAGAAGAGCTAAGATTTGCATGTGAGTCAGTTATACCTGATGTTGTTTCAGGTCTGACCAAAATGATATCCGATATTCAGCCTGATATGAGGGAACTGGTCAGGAACAATATCTATGTATGCGGTGGTTGCAGCAAGATAAAGAATATTGATAATTTTATTGAGGGCGAGCTGAAAGAGCTGGGTGGAGGAAAGGTCTCTTTATTTGAAGATCCGGACTTCGTTGTGGCTGAAGGTGCCAGGAAGCTAACTGAGAGGATGCCCCGGGAATTCTGGGCGCAGATGAATGTTTGA
- a CDS encoding CHAD domain-containing protein gives MSSPERSGQTALAVFSFFAGLVFSMTGILFVMVAEVSRYSEPQVIMTSCILTGLGLMLTMAGINLSVLKNTPFSSRSFLAGVFLSMGGLLLFSVLYPESWFYPELAYAVVPYSLGIFLLMINLFVNYHAVYYLYQGSFMEDRSALAKNINVSENEYNDNNIRDGSVMRTFAGILLTNLLPGHPDKSEYSVSDKDDETFVTVGHGLNEVTETRDDIFDNADLPDETRAFNYSVKAEEDAVIDDQVAEKADQQGSEKDVDSVSTANGTKASVPFSDFIFMKKTNVKADDTMREASRKLLMYHFGKMVEHERGTKVGKDTEELHDMRVAAMRMRSAIEVLEDYLDMKEMSDHYKNIKSTRKVLGKVRDLDVFLEKIDEFLEDHPPERRAEMDPLTDSILIERAKNRGKMLVYLDDSKFNKFKNNFTDHLLHKKSWKMKSFKKGEPVPTRVKDVLPVLLYEQFATVRAYDVLVSPETEHTPSFDQYHELRIDVKILRYTLEFFREVLDSESKSVIKDLKALQDNLGDMHDAVVALELLENFEKSGKWGEDGNNKSSESGSLQDYPGVDAYIEYRKKELQDLLDAFPQAWANVIEPDFSLRFSKAISGIYTS, from the coding sequence GTGTCATCTCCAGAACGATCCGGACAAACTGCTTTAGCAGTGTTTTCTTTTTTCGCTGGTCTTGTTTTTTCAATGACAGGAATACTTTTTGTTATGGTTGCGGAGGTATCAAGATATTCCGAACCTCAGGTGATCATGACCTCATGTATCCTTACAGGACTCGGGCTTATGCTGACCATGGCGGGAATCAACCTGAGTGTGCTAAAGAATACTCCTTTTAGTAGCAGATCCTTCCTTGCAGGTGTTTTTCTTTCCATGGGCGGTCTTTTGCTATTTTCCGTATTATATCCTGAAAGCTGGTTCTATCCGGAGCTCGCATATGCAGTAGTACCTTATTCTCTGGGGATATTCCTGTTGATGATCAATTTGTTTGTCAATTATCATGCTGTTTATTATCTTTACCAGGGAAGCTTTATGGAAGACAGGTCGGCTCTTGCAAAAAACATAAACGTGTCGGAGAATGAATATAATGATAACAATATCAGGGATGGTTCCGTTATGAGAACATTTGCAGGTATACTTCTGACCAATCTTTTGCCCGGACATCCGGATAAATCTGAATATTCCGTGTCTGATAAAGACGACGAGACCTTTGTAACCGTCGGGCATGGTCTTAATGAGGTCACTGAAACCAGAGATGATATTTTTGATAATGCAGATCTGCCGGATGAGACCCGGGCCTTTAACTATAGTGTGAAAGCTGAAGAGGATGCAGTTATAGATGATCAGGTCGCTGAAAAGGCCGATCAGCAGGGGTCTGAAAAAGATGTGGACTCCGTCTCTACAGCAAATGGAACTAAAGCCTCGGTTCCGTTTTCTGATTTCATTTTCATGAAGAAGACCAATGTAAAAGCCGATGATACGATGCGTGAAGCCTCACGCAAACTCCTGATGTACCATTTCGGTAAAATGGTCGAGCACGAAAGAGGTACCAAGGTCGGAAAAGATACCGAGGAACTTCATGATATGAGGGTTGCTGCCATGCGCATGCGTTCTGCCATCGAAGTTCTTGAAGACTACCTTGATATGAAGGAGATGTCCGATCATTACAAAAACATAAAATCCACTAGAAAGGTGCTTGGTAAAGTGCGTGATCTGGATGTATTCCTTGAAAAGATCGACGAGTTCCTTGAAGACCACCCTCCTGAAAGAAGGGCGGAAATGGACCCTCTCACAGACTCTATCTTGATAGAAAGGGCGAAGAACCGGGGAAAGATGCTTGTCTATCTTGATGATTCCAAATTTAACAAATTCAAAAATAATTTTACCGATCATCTCCTTCACAAAAAATCCTGGAAAATGAAATCCTTTAAGAAAGGCGAACCTGTCCCTACAAGAGTAAAAGACGTACTTCCGGTGCTTTTATATGAACAGTTTGCAACCGTGAGGGCATACGATGTGCTTGTCTCTCCCGAAACAGAGCATACTCCTTCTTTTGATCAGTACCATGAACTTAGAATAGATGTGAAGATACTGCGTTACACCCTTGAGTTCTTCAGGGAGGTACTTGATTCGGAATCAAAAAGTGTAATAAAGGATTTGAAGGCGCTCCAGGATAATCTTGGAGATATGCATGATGCCGTTGTGGCACTTGAGCTTCTGGAAAACTTCGAGAAATCCGGTAAATGGGGTGAAGATGGTAATAATAAATCATCTGAAAGCGGTAGCCTGCAGGATTATCCTGGTGTTGATGCCTATATCGAATACAGGAAAAAGGAACTTCAGGATCTGCTTGATGCCTTCCCCCAAGCGTGGGCGAATGTCATTGAACCTGATTTCAGCTTGAGGTTCTCAAAGGCAATATCGGGTATTTACACATCCTGA